In a single window of the Dreissena polymorpha isolate Duluth1 chromosome 3, UMN_Dpol_1.0, whole genome shotgun sequence genome:
- the LOC127875066 gene encoding uncharacterized protein K04H4.2-like, whose translation MYRLAFHLCVFIFAAAAVASQKTCPSGVPGPPCDKKPCKKHGYTCIEKTCCRDVQCPFGGENGRCSNGKCRSGYFCNKGTCCLENSCPVFPAVVDPGCSTTTIPDKCKNDKDCKKGELCCRTNCGNMYCKGAQGN comes from the exons ATGTATAGGCTTGCATTTCAtctgtgtgtgtttattttcGCTGCAGCAG CCGTTGCAAGCCAGAAGACCTGTCCATCAGGAGTGCCAGGGCCACCTTGTGACAAGAAGCCCTGCAAAAAACATGGGTACACATGTATTGAAAAAACGTGCTGTCGAGATGTCCAGTGTCCGTTTGGAGGCGAAAATGGGAGATGTTCAAATGGGAAGTGCAGATCGGGATACTTTTGCAACAAAGGGACCTGTTGTCTAG AAAACTCTTGTCCTGTATTCCCCGCTGTGGTAGATCCTGGCTGTTCAACAACTACAATACCGGATAAATGCAAAAATGATAAAGATTGTAAGAAAGGTGAACTGTGTTGTCGCACAAATTGTGGCAACATGTACTGCAAAGGAGCACAGGGAAACTAA